A genomic segment from Polyangium mundeleinium encodes:
- a CDS encoding FecR domain-containing protein → MTRRVVPPLRPQDLRDHADPARIERVWERLEHDLPGRREPERSRMTGTLIAVAAAAVAAFCAGLYVGTGTSREGGPTEVRAISAENNASPSVLAAGTRQASYPLPGGGTLTLSPGATVEVERGEGEAVTLRLLRGEASVDTAGAPKAAEIALVAEGAALFARAGSVVFVRRNEADIDVRVASGSARVSWPAGSRELSGGDGLEAVPMIALAEAPHDDPTNPDPRPRRAIAPMPRDMSSRTLALPLRPETPAVAIAAPDWRAKYNAGELAQALELLRQQPGGIEGAIASSRSAAELVVIGDIARAKGGDPSAALLALTRVVEGFPNDPYAEIAAFTLGGMYEKMGQADQAQKYFERARSLKGVLAEDALCKQIRAEHRAGRKDEAARMGTEYSNKYPDGRCKEDVERILSGEEPTQEEPQASPDAGAGDASAP, encoded by the coding sequence ATGACCCGCCGCGTGGTGCCTCCCCTGCGCCCGCAAGACCTGCGGGATCACGCGGATCCGGCGCGTATCGAGCGCGTCTGGGAGCGGCTCGAGCACGATCTGCCCGGACGCCGCGAACCCGAACGCTCACGCATGACGGGCACGCTGATCGCTGTCGCCGCCGCTGCCGTCGCCGCCTTCTGCGCGGGCCTCTACGTCGGGACGGGCACGAGCCGTGAAGGCGGTCCGACCGAGGTGCGCGCGATCTCGGCCGAAAACAACGCGTCGCCGAGCGTGCTCGCTGCAGGCACCCGGCAAGCGAGTTATCCGCTGCCCGGCGGCGGCACGTTGACCCTCTCGCCCGGCGCCACCGTTGAGGTCGAGCGCGGCGAAGGCGAAGCCGTCACCTTGCGCCTCCTGCGCGGCGAGGCCTCTGTGGACACGGCCGGCGCGCCCAAGGCCGCAGAGATCGCGCTCGTCGCCGAGGGCGCGGCCCTCTTCGCGCGCGCGGGCAGCGTGGTGTTCGTCCGGCGAAACGAGGCCGACATCGACGTGCGCGTGGCGAGTGGATCGGCGCGCGTCTCCTGGCCTGCCGGCTCGCGTGAGCTCTCCGGCGGCGACGGCCTCGAAGCCGTGCCGATGATCGCGCTCGCCGAGGCCCCGCACGACGATCCGACGAACCCCGATCCGCGCCCGCGCCGCGCGATCGCGCCGATGCCGCGCGACATGTCTTCCCGCACGCTCGCGCTGCCGCTGCGCCCCGAAACACCGGCGGTCGCGATCGCGGCGCCCGACTGGCGCGCCAAGTACAACGCAGGCGAGCTCGCCCAGGCCCTCGAGCTCCTGCGCCAGCAGCCTGGTGGGATCGAAGGCGCCATCGCGTCGTCGAGGAGCGCCGCCGAGCTCGTGGTGATCGGCGACATCGCCCGCGCCAAAGGTGGAGATCCTTCCGCGGCGTTGCTCGCGCTCACCCGCGTCGTCGAGGGCTTCCCGAACGATCCTTACGCGGAGATCGCGGCCTTCACGCTCGGCGGCATGTACGAGAAGATGGGCCAGGCCGATCAAGCACAAAAGTACTTCGAGCGTGCGCGGAGCCTCAAAGGTGTGCTGGCCGAGGACGCCCTCTGCAAGCAGATCCGCGCCGAGCACCGCGCCGGTCGGAAGGATGAGGCGGCGCGCATGGGCACGGAGTATTCGAACAAGTACCCCGATGGCCGGTGCAAGGAGGACGTGGAGCGTATTCTCTCGGGCGAGGAGCCCACGCAGGAGGAGCCCCAAGCATCACCGGACGCGGGAGCCGGCGACGCAAGCGCGCCCTGA
- a CDS encoding site-2 protease family protein, translated as MLDRGWTIFRIRGIPVKLHITLVLFLPYVAFVTSSQFKAIADAVGVPRSDLHLPPLVWGTILAVGLFVSILLHELAHCLVAVSNGVRVRSITLMMLGGVSRMERDVRPEREAWMAFAGPLSSFGIAVACWLASLLPLLAEVRVAFLALALANAVLGAFNLLPAFPMDGGRVLRGLLSTRLGIRRATSVAATIGKGMAVLFGLFGLLSFNVLLVLIAVFVYMGAAGEQGRSQWRQVLEGLPVAEVMTDRLGEAHADERAGEVARRLFRQNLAGALVVDNEHEHAHEHDALDPDHVLGVVTAWDLARPEFHRAPDATVGKAMRTDVPRVHTRDDAAATLDALVNGEAEAVLVLDEGEHVVGLVTPADLQRALALLGAAGGRGR; from the coding sequence ATGTTGGACCGAGGCTGGACGATCTTCCGCATTCGCGGCATCCCCGTGAAGCTCCACATCACGCTCGTCCTGTTTCTCCCGTACGTCGCGTTCGTCACGTCCTCCCAGTTCAAGGCCATCGCCGACGCCGTTGGCGTCCCGCGGAGCGACCTGCACCTGCCGCCGCTCGTGTGGGGCACGATCCTCGCGGTCGGGCTCTTCGTCTCCATCCTGCTGCACGAGCTCGCGCACTGCCTCGTCGCGGTCTCGAACGGCGTCCGCGTCCGATCGATCACGCTCATGATGCTCGGCGGCGTCTCGCGCATGGAGCGTGACGTGCGGCCCGAGCGCGAGGCGTGGATGGCCTTCGCCGGGCCGCTGTCGAGCTTCGGCATCGCGGTCGCTTGCTGGCTCGCCTCGCTCTTGCCGCTCCTCGCCGAGGTGCGCGTCGCCTTCCTCGCGCTCGCGCTCGCCAACGCGGTGCTCGGCGCGTTCAACCTCCTGCCTGCCTTCCCGATGGACGGCGGCCGCGTCCTCCGCGGCCTCCTCTCGACGCGGCTCGGCATCCGACGCGCGACGAGCGTGGCCGCGACGATCGGCAAGGGCATGGCCGTGCTCTTCGGCCTCTTCGGTCTGCTCTCGTTCAACGTGCTGCTCGTGCTCATCGCGGTGTTCGTGTACATGGGCGCGGCGGGCGAGCAGGGGCGCAGCCAGTGGAGGCAGGTCCTCGAAGGTTTGCCCGTGGCCGAGGTGATGACCGATCGGCTCGGCGAGGCGCACGCGGACGAACGCGCGGGCGAGGTCGCGCGGCGGCTCTTCCGGCAGAACCTCGCGGGCGCGCTCGTGGTCGACAACGAGCACGAGCATGCACACGAGCACGACGCGCTCGATCCGGATCACGTGCTCGGCGTTGTGACGGCGTGGGACCTCGCGCGGCCCGAGTTCCACCGCGCGCCCGACGCGACCGTCGGCAAGGCCATGCGGACGGACGTGCCACGCGTGCACACGCGTGACGACGCCGCGGCCACGCTCGATGCGCTGGTGAATGGCGAAGCGGAAGCGGTGCTCGTGCTCGACGAGGGCGAGCACGTCGTTGGCCTCGTGACGCCGGCCGACCTGCAGCGCGCGCTCGCGCTCCTCGGTGCGGCCGGCGGACGGGGTCGTTAG